In the genome of Streptomyces sp. NBC_00259, the window CCACAGCGGCTGGGTCACCAGGCGCAGCGTGACGCCGGTCAGTCCGCCGCCTCCACCCGGCAGTTGCACGATCAGCGCCGCCGCTGCCCAGACCAGGACGAACACCATGGTGGGGCGCAGCAGCCTGCGCAGCCGGGCCCGCAGGAACGCCGCGTACACCGATCCCTCCGGCTGCCTGCGGCGCAGCGAGCGGTAGGAGAGCGCGTGCGAGAAGCCGCCGACGAAGAAGAACACCGGCATGATCTGAAGGACCCAGGTGAGGAGTTGGAGCTCCGGGACGACGGCGAGCAGATTGCCGACACCGTCGGCGGTGACGGCGGCCATCAGCCAGTGGCCGAGGACGACGGTCCCGAGCGAGGCGACCCGGAGGAGGTCGACGTAACGGTCCCGGGTGTCCGGGGTGGCTTCGGCGAGCGCACGAACGCTTGATCCCATACGGCTACGTTCGCGCTCGCGCCCTCGTGGGCGTCAGCGCTTCCGTACTCAACTCCCGTCTGAGTACCCGGGCGTGCGTGCCCTCGTGCGCGGGCGCCTGTGCTCGATCGCCGGAAGGGCTCGCTCGGAGCCCCGGCGCGGGCGCCGTCTACAGGACCGTCGCGCCGGGAGCCGGTGCCAGGGCCACGCGGGCCGTGCGGCAGGTGCCGGAGGCCAGGAGTGCCTCGGCGATCTGCCGGGCCGCTTCGTCGTCCTTCGCGAGGAACGCCGTCGTCGGGCCGGAGCCCGAGACGAGCGCGGCGAGCGCGCCCGCGTCGGTTCCGGCCGCGAGGGTGTCCGCGAGGGACGGGCGCAGCGAGAGCGCGGCGGGCTGGAGGTCGTTCACGAGTGCCGCGGCGAGGGCCCCCGGGTCGCCGGTGCGCAGGGCGTCGAGGAGGAGGGGGGAGGCGACCGGCTCGGGGACGTGGGCGCCCTCGTTCAGGCGGTCGAACTCGCGGTAGACGGCGGGGGTCGAGAGTCCGCCGTCGGCGACCGCGAAGACCCAGTGGAAGGCGCCGCCGACGGGCAGTTCGGTGAGCCGCTCGCCGCGGCCCGTACCCAGCGCCGCGCCGCCGACGAGGCTGAACGGCACATCGCTGCCGAGTTCGGCGCAGATGTCGAGCAGTTCCTGCCGTGACGCCCCGGTGGACCACAGGGCGTCGCACGCGAGCAGCGCGCCCGCGCCGTCGGCGCTGCCGCCCGCCATGCCGCCGGCGACGGGGATGTCCTTGGCGATGTGGATGTGGACGGCCGGGTCGATGCCGTACCGGTCGGCGAGCAGCTCGGCTGCCCGGGCGGCGAGGTTCGTACGGTCCAGCGGCACCTGGCCCGCGTCGGGGCCGGTGCAGGTGACGGTCAGCGACTCGGCCGGGGTGACGGTGACCTCGTCGTACAGCCCGACGGCGAGGAAGACGTTGGCGAGGTCGTGGTAGCCGTCGGGCCGCGCGGCACCCACCGCCAGCTGGACGTTGACCTTGGCCGGCACTCGTACCGTGACGCTCACTTCTTGGCCTCCGCGATGCGTGCGAACTCCTCCACCGTCAGGGATTCTCCACGCGCCTGCGGGGAGACGCCCGCCGCCACCAGTGCCTCCTCGGCAGCGG includes:
- a CDS encoding 4-(cytidine 5'-diphospho)-2-C-methyl-D-erythritol kinase; this translates as MSVTVRVPAKVNVQLAVGAARPDGYHDLANVFLAVGLYDEVTVTPAESLTVTCTGPDAGQVPLDRTNLAARAAELLADRYGIDPAVHIHIAKDIPVAGGMAGGSADGAGALLACDALWSTGASRQELLDICAELGSDVPFSLVGGAALGTGRGERLTELPVGGAFHWVFAVADGGLSTPAVYREFDRLNEGAHVPEPVASPLLLDALRTGDPGALAAALVNDLQPAALSLRPSLADTLAAGTDAGALAALVSGSGPTTAFLAKDDEAARQIAEALLASGTCRTARVALAPAPGATVL